One Cottoperca gobio chromosome 23, fCotGob3.1, whole genome shotgun sequence genomic region harbors:
- the e2f7 gene encoding transcription factor E2F7, whose amino-acid sequence MEVECLALKDLTSPRKGFPVEPEEDGGQSEQKENICTERRRSTPLKSAESPVPILLISRNGAAPDLAHITPVKHTALAEPWTPTANLKMLISAASPDIRDREMKKVLFRPIENEKDKPSSPDTVAEDTEVEDSQFEAVEEEEDADKKPSRKQKSLGLLCQKFLALYPDYPPLHPPIWISLDEVASSLGVERRRIYDIVNVLESLTIVGRIAKNSYTWYGRLRLEDTLEELQRRGRQQGYHLQVDLTREVGPGREDDAAEGDAGTAGGNRKDKSLRIMSQKFVMLFLVSKTQTVTLDAAAKILIEDSQDSSSHSKYKTKVRRLYDIANVLTSLGLIKKVHVREERGRKPAFKWLGPVEFKSSGHIALVNAVMVPEATPPVAGLDLRRVKMSRHASFNITHTSVAVQRLVNSAPCSPRRDLAGLLNQPVDYSKKTTSNTAVCRLQFGNSTDNRPACRRPLAPSSSRPALLAASPHQEHLFTSSPPHCLAYLPSLSQPSVVMLYRAPDQPEGQRSPRLECEEGRKRRREDGEQGPPRKKGASGSEDCDEMSGARSECSAHTRTSPERPLNESGASSEAAQPSHYLYVPNNAGLNSLNFLLSAGQQLPPSSVPTLALPYVLLPSAALSHFPLVASGLQQQGSDNNVSFSLPAVMSPAHFMVGAAPYGLAAAAEVSRSPAPSPSTPEQSWLYGAAGPPRSPTAPRHTVNISTAEPLTPKETTPCASKAFFQTPGTLGNVVSAAPAARRRGSAQRRLDVGHPPTC is encoded by the exons ATGGAGGTTGAATGTCTGGCACTGAAAGACCTCACAAGTCCCAGGAAAGGTTTCCCGGTGGAGCCAGAGGAGGATGGGGGCCAAAGTGAACAAAAG GAAAACATCtgcacagagaggagaagatccACGCCGCTGAAATCTGCAGAGTCACCCGTCCCCATTTTGCTCATAAGCAGAAACGGTGCCGCCCCTGACCTGGCTCACATCACCCCCGTCAAACACACGGCCCTGGCCGAGCCCTGGACGCCCACAGCCAACCTGAAGATGCTGATCAGTGCCGCGAGCCCAGACATCCGGGACCGAGAGATGAAAAAGGTTCTGTTCAGACCCATAGAGAATGAGAAGGACAAGCCATCAAGTCCAGATACTGTGGCGGAGGATACGGAGGTGGAAGACTCTCAG TTTGAAgctgtggaggaagaggaggatgcagaCAAAAAACCAAGCAGGAAGCAGAAGAGTCTGGGGCTGCTGTGCCAGAAGTTCCTGGCCCTCTACCCTGATTACCCCCCGCTGCACCCCCCCATCTGGATCTCACTGGACGAGGTGGCGTCCAGTCTGG GAGTGGAGCGTCGGCGCATCTACGACATCGTGAACGTGCTGGAGTCTCTCACGATCGTGGGTCGGATAGCTAAGAACAGCTACACCTGGTACGGTCGCCTGCGGCTGGAGGACacgctggaggagctgcagcggAGGGGGCGGCAGCAGGGATACCACCTCCAGGTGGATCTGACCAGGGAGGTCGGACCGGGGCGCGAGGACGATGCAGCGGAAGGAGACGCCGGCACCG cAGGTGGCAACAGAAAAGACAAATCTCTGCGCATCATGAGCCAGAAGTTCGTCATGTTGTTCCTGGTGTCTAAAACTCAGACGGTCACTCTGGACGCAGCCGCAAAGATCCTGATCGAGGACAGTCAGGACTCATCCAGTCACAGCAAGTACAAAA CTAAGGTGCGGCGGCTGTACGACATCGCAAATGTGCTGACCAGCCTGGGCCTCATAAAGAAGGTGCATGTGCGTGAGGAGCGAGGCAGGAAGCCGGCCTTCAAGTGGCTCGGCCCGGTGGAGTTCAAGAGCTCTGGACATATCG CTCTAGTAAACGCTGTGATGGTGCCGGAGGCCACGCCGCCTGTGGCAGGTCTGGACCTGCGGAGAGTCAAGATGTCCCGACACGCCTCcttcaacatcacacacacttctgtggcGGTGCAGCGGCTCGTCAACTCTGCACCCTGCAGTCCACGCAGAGACCTCGCAG GTCTGCTGAACCAGCCTGTGGATTACTCCAAGAAGACGACGAGCAACACTGCAGTGTGTCGCCTGCAGTTTGGAAACAGCACTGA TAACCGTCCCGCCTGCAGAAGACCGCTCGCTCCGTCCTCCAGCCGCCCCGCCCTGCTGGCAGCTTCCCCGCACCAAGAGCACCTCTtcacctcctcccccccccactgCCTGGCCTACCTGCCCAGCCTGTCGCAGCCCTCGGTGGTCATGCTGTACCGGGCGCCAGACCAGCCCGAAGGTCAGAGGTCGCCCAGGCTGGAGtgtgaggaggggaggaagaggaggagggaggacggGGAACAGGGCCCCCCCAGGAAGAAGGGAGCATCTGGGTCAGAGGACTGTGACGAG ATGAGTGGAGCTCGCAGCGAGTGTTCGGCTCACACCAGAACTTCCCCCGAACGTCCGCTGAATGAGAGCGGAGCATCCAGCGAGGCCGCTCAGCCATCGCACTACCTCTATGTTCCCAACAACGCAG GTCTGAACAGCCTGAACTTCCTGCTCTCTGCCGGCCAGCAGCTTCCTCCCAGCAGTGTTCCCACCCTGGCGCTGCCGTACGtcctgctgccctctgcagCGCTCTCCCACTTCCCCCTGGTGGCCAGCGGTCTGCAGCAGCAAGGCTCCGACAACAACGTGAGCTTCAGCCTGCCCGCCGTGATGTCACCGGCTCACTTCATGGTGGGGGCGGCGCCGTACGGCCTGGCAGCAGCCGCGGAGGTCAGCAGGTCACCGGCTCCATCGCCGTCTACTCCAGAACAGAGCTGGCTGTACGGGGCGGCAGGACCTCCACGTTCTCCAACAGCGCCGCGTCACACTGTCAACATCAGCACCGCAGAACCActg ACTCCGAAGGAAACCACACCCTGTGCCTCGAAGGCTTTCTTCCAGACCCCGGGcactctgggaaatgtagtcagCGCTGCGCCCGCCGCCCGGAGGAGAGGCTCGGCACAGAGGCGGCTGGACGTCGGACACCCTCCGACCTGTTAG
- the csrp2 gene encoding cysteine and glycine-rich protein 2, with the protein MRSMWRCSVTGEKSAAAPTSTCSSQAAETHTMPNWGGGNKCAACCGTVYHAEEVQCDGKSFHRCCFLCMVCRKGLDSTTLAIHDKEIYCRSCYGKKYGPKGYGYGQGAGTLNMDRGERLGIKHEETQTHRPTTNTNTSKFAQKFGGSEKCGRCGDSVYAAEKIMGAGKPWHKNCFRCAKCGKSLESTTQTEKDGEIYCKACYAKNFGPKGFGYGQTAGAVVHAQ; encoded by the exons ATGAGGAGTATGTGGCGCTGCAGCGTCACTGGAGAGAAGTCTGCAGCTGCTCCAAcatctacctgctcttcacaaGCTGCAG aaacacacacgatGCCGAACTGGGGCGGAGGCAACAAGTGTGCGGCGTGCTGCGGGACAGTTTACCACGCTGAGGAGGTGCAGTGTGACGGGAAGAGCTTCCACAGATGCTGCTTCCTCTGCA tggTCTGCAGGAAGGGCTTAGACAGCACCACGCTGGCTATTCACGACAAGGAGATCTACTGCAGGTCCTGCTACGGGAAGAAGTACGGGCCGAAAGGCTACGGCTACGGTCAGGGGGCTGGGACACTCAACATGGACCGAGGGGAGCGGCTGGGAATCAAACACGAAGA GACTCAGACTCACAGACCGaccaccaacaccaacacctcCAAATTTGCCCAGAAGTTTGGAGGTTCGGAGAAATGTGGCCGGTGTGGAGACTCTGTGTATGCAGCCGAGAAGATCATGGGGGCGGGCAAG CCGTGGCATAAGAACTGCTTCCGCTGTGCAAAGTGTGGCAAGAGCCTGGAGTCGACCACTCAGACCGAGAAGGACGGAGAAATCTACTGCAAAG CTTGTTACGCCAAGAACTTCGGGCCCAAAGGTTTTGGTTACGGCCAAACAGCTGGCGCTGTGGTTCATGCTCAGTGA